In the Nicotiana tabacum cultivar K326 chromosome 16, ASM71507v2, whole genome shotgun sequence genome, one interval contains:
- the LOC107785717 gene encoding secreted RxLR effector protein 161-like, whose product MKRGRNLLFVQVYVDDIIFGATTNSLCEEFAKLMGSEFEMSMMRELNFFLGLQVKQSPKGTSICQQKYIRDLLKRFDMEASKVIDSPIATDTRLDMDETGSPVNQTMYRGIIGSLLYLTSSRHDIVFSVGLCARFQPNPKESHLKDAKRILRYLKGTQDLVLYYPSGDSFNLIGYADTDYASHLMDRKSTSRMAHFLGSCIISWGTRKQNLVALSTAEAEYVAAASCCA is encoded by the coding sequence atgaaacgaggaaggaacctgctcTTTGTTcaagtttatgttgatgatatcatttttggagcaacAACTAACTCTCTGTGTGAAGAATTCGCAAAACTTATGGGAAGCGAattcgaaatgagcatgatgAGGGAATTAAACTTCTTCCTTGGTCTTCAAGTAAAGCAGTCCCCAAAGGGTACTTCCATTTGTCAACAAAAATACATTAGGGACCTCTTaaagaggtttgacatggaagcatcaaaagtgatAGACAGCCCCATTGCAACTGacactcgactggacatggatgaaactggATCTCCTGTGAATCAAACAATGTATAGAGGCATCATTGGGTCTCTCCTCTATCTCACTTCTAGTCGACATGATATTGTCTTCAGTGTGGGGCTGTGTGCGAGGTTTCAaccaaatcccaaggaatctcacttAAAGGATGCCAAAAGAatactgagatatctcaaaggcacGCAGGACCTGGTGCTATATTATCCATCAGGTGACAGTTTTAATCTGATTGGGTATGCTGACACAGACTATGCAAGTCATCTTATGGATAGAAAAAGCACTTCTAGGATGGCTCACTTCTTAGGATCATGTATTATCTCTTGGGGGACAAGGAAACAAAATTTagtggctctttcaacagctgaagctgaatatgtagcTGCAGCATCCTGCTGTGCTTAG
- the LOC107785590 gene encoding uncharacterized protein LOC107785590 has translation MKTSILLQSSTSINHACWSRYRYYSISLYPIFSFKILKNKDVSSFGDQYNNSLSFLGSRKGLLTSDKIKRKFVVSSNGQPGGPFPSPPSSNPFNGWLIGILLSIILPFFRNKWGSLLQLKNKVEDVIETVEEVVEEVENVAEEVDKVAEEIGKDLPEGLLKDTLKAVENFSEETAKFAHAAGDIIDKVQDVELKAENRVKSSVESGTDEVNKSTISKIENIPDISSKK, from the exons ATGAAAACATCCATTCTTTTGCAAAGTTCAACAAGTATAAACCACGCCTGCTGGTCCCGTTATAGGTATTATAGTATCTCTTTATACCCTATTTTTAGctttaaaatcttgaaaaataagGATGTAAGCAGCTTTGGAGATCAGTATAATAATAGCTTGTCATTTCTCGGATCAAGAAAAGGACTTTTAACTAGTGACAAAATTAAGAG GAAGTTTGTGGTGAGCAGCAATGGTCAACCAGGAGGTCCCTTTCCTTCTCCACCCTCTTCAAATCCCTT TAATGGCTGGCTTATAGGAATTCTGCTATCAATAATTTTACCCTTCTTCCGCAATAAATGGGGGTCATTATTGCAACTTAAAA ATAAAGTGGAAGATGTAATAGAAACAGTAGAAGAAGTAGTAGAGGAGGTGGAGAATGTGGCTGAGGAAGTAGACAAAGTGGCTGAAGAAATTGGGAAAGATTTGCCAGAAGGCCTACTCAAAGATACTCTCAAAGCTGTGGAAAATTTCTCAGAAGAAACAGCCAAGTTTGCTCATGCAGCTGGAGATATTATTGATAAG gTACAAGACGTGGAGCTTAAAGCTGAGAATAGAGTGAAGTCATCGGTCGAATCCGGCACAGATGAAGTCAATAAGTCTACAATATCTAAAATAGAAAATATTCCAGATATAAGCTCAAAGAAATAA